A genomic region of Arachis hypogaea cultivar Tifrunner chromosome 5, arahy.Tifrunner.gnm2.J5K5, whole genome shotgun sequence contains the following coding sequences:
- the LOC112801400 gene encoding uncharacterized protein — protein sequence MAPDAAAAAGKKRKRYLPHNKPVKKKGSYPLRPGVQGFFITCDGGREHQASREAFNILESFYEELVHGENPGAKGLPNKPMNTKITFADSDSSSSDDEAEQQEEEEKGDKTLITEGKDNDDGDANCGNGAEGKSDAPKIDDSNADPVDKADDDKGEVENKADEPPAMKQCSKTDAPTCNSKEKGEQKSIDRLIEEELEELGDKNKRRFLKLDSGCNGVVFVQMRRKDGDKSPKDIVHQIVTSAASTRKHMSRFILRILPIEVSCYASKEEISRAIKPLVEQHFPVETQNPQKFAVLYEARANTGVDRMEIIDAVAKSVPAPHKVDLSNPDKTIIVEIARTVCLIGVIEKYKEFSKYNLRQLASRKA from the exons ATGGCGCCCGATGCAGCCGCCGCCGCCGGCAAGAAGAGGAAGCGCTATCTCCCTCACAAt AAGCCAGTGAAGAAGAAGGGTTCATACCCACTGCGCCCCGGCGTTCAAGGTTTCTTCATCACCTGCGACGGTGGTAGGGAGCACCAAGCCTCTCGTGAAGCTTTCAATATCCTTGAATCG TTTTATGAAGAGCTAGTTCATGGGGAAAATCCAGGTGCTAAAGGATTACCTAACAAACCTATGAATACAAAGATTACGTTCGCGGATTCTGATTCTTCTAGTAGTGACGATGAGGCGGAGCAGCaggaagaagaggaaaagggggACAAAACGCTTATAACTGAGGGAAAAGATAACGATGATGGTGATGCAAATTGTGGCAATGGAGCTGAGGGAAAATCAGATGCTCCGAAGATCGATGATTCCAATGCTGATCCAGTAGACAAAGCTGATGATGATAAAGGAGAAGTTGAAAATAAAGCTGATGAGCCACCAGCCATGAAACAGTGTTCCAAAACAGATGCCCCAACATGCAATTCGAAGGAGAAAGGGGAACAGAAGTCGATTGATAGGTTAATTGAAGAAGAGCTTGAAGAATTGGGAGACAAGAATAAG AGACGATTTCTCAAGCTTGATTCAGGTTGTAATGGTGTTGTATTTGTACAAATGCGAAGGAAAGATGGGGACAAAAGCCCCAAAGATATAGTTCATCAGATAGTGACATCAGCAGCATCGACGAGGAAACATATGTCAAG GTTTATTTTGAGAATTTTGCCAATTGAAGTCTCATGTTATGCTTCAAAAGAGGAAATTTCAAGGGCAATCAAGCCTCTTGTGGAGCAGCACTTTCCAGTGGAAACTCAAAATCCGCAGAAG TTTGCTGTACTGTATGAAGCCCGTGCAAATACTGGTGTTGACAGGATGGAAATCATTGATGCAGTGGCAAAGTCAGTTCCTGCACCTCATAAAGTTGATCTCAGTAATCCTGATAAAACCATAATAGTTGAAATTGCCAGG ACTGTGTGCTTGATTGGGGTCATTGAGAAATATAAAGAATTTTCTAAGTACAATCTGAGGCAGTTAGCATCACGGAAAGCCTGA
- the LOC112801401 gene encoding ubiquitin-conjugating enzyme E2 20 yields MANVNVHSEAAQDNNIAPSKQPLSLPKTVDSQSVLRRLQSELMALMMSGDSGISAFPEEDNIFCWKGTITGSKDTVFEGTEYKLSLSFPNDYPFKAPKVKFESTCFHPNVDVHGNICLDILQDKWSSAYDVRTILLSIQSLLGEPNISSPLNPQAAQLWSNQEEYRKMVEKLHKLPSA; encoded by the exons ATGGCCAACGTTAATGTTCACTCTGAAGCTGCTCAAGATAACAACATTGCGCCCTCAAAGCAGCCTCTTTCCCTGCCAAAGACCGTTGATTCTCAATCAGTTCTCAGAAg ATTGCAATCTGAACTGATGGCGCTCATG ATGAGTGGAGATTCAGGTATATCTGCGTTTCCTGAGGAGGACAACATATTCTGCTGGAAAGGGACAATAACAGGAAGTAAAGACACTGTGTTTGAAGGAACTGAGTACAAGTTGTCACTTTCATTTCCCAATGATTACCCTTTTAAGGCTCCAAAGGTCAAATTTGAAAGCACCTGCTTCCATCCAAATGTAGATGTTCATGGTAATATATGCTTGGACATTCTTCAG GATAAATGGTCATCTGCTTATGATGTTAGAACAATTCTGCTATCAATTCAAAGTTTGCTTGGAG AGCCAAATATTAGCTCACCACTGAATCCACAAGCAGCACAGCTTTGGAGCAATCAAGAAG AATACAGGAAGATGGTGGAGAAGCTGCACAAACTTCCTAGTGCTTAA
- the LOC112801399 gene encoding hexokinase-3: MGRVAVGLAVTVAVAACAVAAVVVGRRVKSRRKWRKVVNVLRELEEGCDTPVGRLKQVVDAMAVEMHAGLASEGGSKLKMLLTFVDNLPNGTERGTYYALHLGGTNFRVLRVHLNGQRSSVLENDVERQPIPEHLMTSTSEELFDFIASSLKEFIAKEGDGSNISTNRRELGFTFSFPVKQMSVSSGILIKWTKGFSVVNMVGRDVAACLQEALSRKGLDVHVAALVNDTVGTLALGHYHDPDTVAAIIIGTGTNACYLERIDAIIKCQGLLTASGRMVVNMEWGNFWSSHLPRTSYDIDLDAESPNPNDQGFEKMISGMYLGDIVRRVILRMSMESDMFELISPKLKIPFILRTPLMAAMHEDNSPDLREVARILKEVFEIPEVPMKARKIVVKVCDVVTRRAARLAAAGIVGILKKIGRDGSGGITGGRGRSNTKMRRTVVAIEGGLYSSYSLFSEYLHEALNEILGEDIAKHVIIKVTEDGSGIGTALLAASYSS; the protein is encoded by the exons ATGGGAAGAGTGGCGGTGGGGCTGGCGGTGACGGTGGCGGTGGCGGCTTGCGCGGTGGCGGCAGTGGTGGTTGGGAGGAGGGTGAAGAGTAGGAGGAAGTGGAGGAAGGTGGTGAATGTGTTAAGGGAACTTGAGGAAGGTTGTGATACGCCAGTTGGGAGGTTGAAGCAGGTGGTGGACGCCATGGCTGTGGAGATGCACGCTGGTTTAGCTTCCGAAGGTGGTTCCAAGCTCAAAATGCTTCTCACCTTCGTTGATAATCTCCCCAATGG GACCGAAAGAGGAACATATTATGCACTACATCTTGGGGGTACAAATTTTAGGGTCTTGCGGGTTCATTTAAATGGTCAACGATCTTCTGTCTTGGAAAATGATGTAGAAAGACAACCTATTCCTGAACATCTAATGACTAGCACGAGCGAG GAGCTCTTTGATTTTATTGCATCTTCATTAAAGGAGTTCATTGCAAAAGAAGGAGATGGTTCCAATATTTCTACTAACCGAAGGGAACTTGGATTTACTTTCTCTTTTCCCGTAAAACAAATGTCAGTTTCCTCAGGCATTTTAATCAAATGGACAAAAGGTTTTTCCGTTGTAAATATG GTAGGAAGAGATGTTGCTGCATGTTTGCAGGAAGCATTGTCGCGAAAAGGGCTAGATGTGCATGTGGCAGCCCTG GTTAATGACACTGTTGGAACATTAGCTCTTGGGCACTATCACGATCCAGATACTGTTGCTGCAATTATAATTGGTACTGGTACAAATGCCTGCTATTTGGAACGGATTGATGCTATTATCAAATGTCAGGGTCTTCTTACAGCATCAGGACGCATG gttGTCAACATGGAGTGGGGGAACTTTTGGTCATCTCACTTGCCGAGAACATCATATGACATTGATTTAGATGCCGAGAGTCCTAATCCAAATGACCAG GGTTTTGAGAAAATGATATCAGGAATGTATTTGGGTGATATTGTGAGGAGAGTCATTCTCAGGATGTCAATGGAGTCGGATATGTTTGAACTTATTTCTCCCAAGCTTAAGATCCCTTTCATACTGAG GACTCCTTTGATGGCCGCCATGCACGAGGATAATTCTCCTGACTTGAGGGAAGTAGCAAGAATCCTTAAAGAAGTCTTCGAG ATTCCAGAAGTTCCAATGAAGGCAAGAAAAATTGTGGTGAAGGTGTGCGACGTTGTCACCCGTAGAGCGGCTCGATTAGCAGCAGCTGGTATTGTTGGCATCCTGAAGAAGATTGGTAGGGACGGCAGTGGTGGCATTACGGGTGGCCGGGGTAGAAGCAACACAAAGATGAGGCGAACGGTTGTGGCAATCGAAGGAGGTTTGTATTCTAGCTATAGTTTGTTTAGTGAGTACTTGCATGAAGCACTGAACGAGATATTGGGTGAAGATATTGCTAAGCATGTAATTATAAAGGTCACAGAAGATGGATCAGGCATTGGAACTGCACTTCTTGCTGCCTCGTATTCATCCTAA